One Azospirillum sp. TSA2s genomic region harbors:
- the rlmB gene encoding 23S rRNA (guanosine(2251)-2'-O)-methyltransferase RlmB — MTRSRHPGSGPASSRSSDRNAERSGAKAQHGSSPRQDQADDSGRAGRRPAKGGRPPAARGVLLYGLHAVAAAWTNPERRIHRLLATDSGRAALEPAFAAARALGLQRPEASPVDRLELERMLPPGAVHQGIVVDASPLQELGIEDLCNELESEKSAVIVALDQVTDPHNVGAILRSAAAFGARAVVVTERHAPETTGVLAKSASGALEVVPLIRVTNLARALTDLQQNGFWSVGLAESGQSTLAKLDLTGKTVLVMGAEGSGLRRLTMERCDAIARLPTGGPVGSLNVSNAAAVALYEVARLRE; from the coding sequence ATGACGCGCTCCAGACATCCCGGCTCCGGCCCCGCTTCCAGCCGTTCTTCCGACCGCAACGCCGAGCGGTCCGGCGCCAAGGCGCAGCACGGGTCATCGCCGCGGCAGGACCAGGCGGACGACTCCGGGCGGGCGGGCCGTCGGCCGGCGAAGGGTGGCCGTCCGCCGGCCGCGCGCGGCGTTCTTCTCTATGGCCTGCACGCGGTCGCCGCCGCCTGGACGAATCCGGAGCGGCGCATCCACCGGCTGCTGGCGACCGACTCGGGCCGTGCGGCGCTGGAACCGGCTTTCGCGGCGGCGCGCGCGTTGGGGCTGCAACGGCCGGAGGCCTCGCCGGTCGACCGCCTGGAGCTTGAGCGGATGCTGCCGCCGGGCGCCGTCCACCAGGGCATTGTCGTCGACGCCTCTCCCCTGCAGGAACTGGGCATCGAGGATTTGTGCAACGAGTTGGAGTCCGAGAAATCCGCGGTCATCGTCGCGCTCGACCAGGTGACGGATCCGCACAATGTCGGCGCCATCCTGCGGTCGGCCGCCGCCTTCGGCGCCCGCGCCGTGGTGGTGACCGAACGCCATGCGCCGGAAACCACCGGCGTGTTGGCGAAGAGTGCATCGGGCGCGTTGGAAGTGGTGCCGCTGATTCGCGTCACCAACCTCGCCCGCGCGCTGACCGACCTGCAGCAGAACGGCTTCTGGTCGGTCGGGCTCGCCGAATCGGGACAATCGACTTTGGCCAAGCTGGATCTGACGGGCAAGACCGTGCTGGTCATGGGGGCGGAGGGCAGCGGGTTGCGCCGGCTGACGATGGAGCGCTGCGACGCCATCGCCCGCCTTCCGACCGGCGGACCGGTGGGCAGTCTCAACGTTTCCAATGCCGCTGCGGTGGCTCTGTACGAGGTCGCCCGCCTGCGCGAGTGA
- a CDS encoding outer membrane beta-barrel protein, with protein sequence MKTSTLSLLALALASTGLTSLPAAAQDDLQRGETVLERRRPELEQLGVRAGSFLFLPRVEAGATYETNVYATRDNHEDDVIWTVRPRVDIKSDFAAHALNFSASADTGRYSDHSGENYTDYALQADGRYDVNKGGALDARLFHRRNHEGRGDINSLQGYTEPVTYRTSGGEAGYSQRFNRLRARLSGSAQYISYDDVGVIGGGVAPQGDRDRWEYATVGRVGYEFIEGYEAFVQGTYSWTRHKNDRDLSGFDRDSDGYEVVGGLATELTGLITGEVFAGYLVRNYKDSRLEDFGGLSFGGRLNWAVTQLTGISATASRQVRETSSSPGFGTASSYTRTLFALGVDHELLRSLVLNARLQYRQDDFNGNDRNDKVYTAGIGGTYQMNRYLYLTSGYTYEKRNSNLSAAEYSDNLIYLRLGAQM encoded by the coding sequence ATGAAAACCAGCACCCTTTCCCTCCTCGCCCTCGCTCTCGCCTCGACCGGGCTGACGTCGCTTCCCGCCGCCGCCCAGGACGACCTGCAGCGTGGCGAAACCGTGCTGGAGCGCCGCCGGCCGGAGCTGGAGCAGCTTGGCGTCCGCGCCGGCTCCTTCCTGTTCCTGCCGCGGGTGGAAGCCGGCGCCACCTATGAAACCAACGTCTACGCCACCCGCGACAACCACGAGGACGACGTCATCTGGACCGTCCGTCCGCGGGTCGACATCAAGTCCGACTTCGCGGCCCATGCGCTGAACTTCTCCGCCTCCGCCGATACCGGCCGCTACAGCGACCATTCCGGCGAAAACTACACGGACTATGCCCTGCAGGCCGACGGGCGCTACGACGTGAACAAGGGTGGCGCGCTGGACGCCCGGCTGTTCCACCGCCGCAACCACGAGGGACGCGGCGACATCAACAGCCTGCAGGGTTATACGGAACCGGTGACCTACCGCACCAGCGGCGGCGAGGCCGGTTATTCCCAGCGTTTCAACCGTCTGCGCGCCCGTCTGTCCGGTTCTGCCCAGTACATTTCGTACGATGACGTCGGGGTAATCGGTGGTGGCGTCGCCCCCCAGGGCGACCGCGATCGCTGGGAATATGCCACGGTCGGCCGCGTCGGCTACGAGTTCATCGAGGGCTATGAGGCCTTCGTCCAGGGCACCTATTCCTGGACCCGCCACAAGAATGACCGCGACCTCTCCGGCTTTGATCGCGACTCCGACGGATATGAGGTGGTTGGCGGCCTCGCCACGGAACTGACCGGCCTGATCACTGGCGAGGTCTTCGCCGGCTATCTCGTCCGCAACTACAAGGATTCGCGCTTGGAGGACTTCGGCGGCCTGTCCTTCGGCGGGCGCCTGAACTGGGCGGTCACCCAGCTGACCGGCATCAGCGCCACCGCCAGCCGCCAGGTGCGCGAGACCTCGTCGAGCCCGGGCTTCGGCACCGCCTCCAGCTACACCCGCACCCTGTTCGCCCTGGGCGTCGATCACGAGCTGCTGCGCTCCCTGGTGCTGAACGCCCGGCTGCAGTACCGCCAGGACGACTTCAACGGCAACGACCGCAACGACAAGGTCTATACGGCCGGCATCGGCGGCACCTATCAGATGAACCGCTACCTGTATCTGACCAGCGGCTACACCTATGAAAAGCGCAACTCCAACCTGAGTGCGGCCGAGTACAGCGACAACCTGATCTACCTGCGACTCGGCGCCCAGATGTAA
- a CDS encoding ABC transporter ATP-binding protein — MSEALLTVESLQAWYGRAHILDGIGLTVGRGEVVALMGRNGAGKTTTLKAIMGLVERRAGMLSFDGRDLSALPAHRIARLGVGYVPEDRRIFADLTVEENLEVGRQPPRPGAPAWTPEKLFALFPNLAEMRGRRGTRMSGGEQQMLTLARTLMGNPSLLLLDEPSEGLAPLIVRQMADAVRRLKAEGLSVLLSEQSLSFASAVADRACVIETGRLRWTGSMAELMTDDGVRAAYLAV, encoded by the coding sequence GTGAGCGAAGCTCTGCTGACGGTGGAGAGTCTCCAGGCCTGGTACGGCCGCGCCCATATCCTCGACGGCATCGGCCTGACCGTCGGCCGCGGCGAGGTGGTGGCGCTGATGGGCCGCAACGGCGCCGGCAAGACCACGACGCTGAAGGCGATCATGGGGCTGGTCGAGCGCCGCGCCGGGATGTTGAGCTTCGACGGCCGCGACCTGTCGGCCCTGCCCGCCCACCGAATCGCCCGGCTCGGCGTCGGCTATGTGCCGGAGGACCGCCGCATCTTCGCCGACCTGACGGTGGAGGAGAATCTGGAGGTCGGCCGCCAGCCGCCCCGCCCCGGCGCTCCGGCCTGGACGCCGGAGAAGCTGTTCGCGCTGTTCCCCAACCTCGCGGAGATGCGCGGCCGCCGCGGCACCCGGATGAGCGGCGGCGAGCAGCAGATGCTGACGCTGGCCCGCACGCTGATGGGCAACCCGTCGCTGCTGCTGCTGGACGAACCGTCGGAAGGATTGGCGCCGCTGATCGTGCGGCAAATGGCCGACGCGGTGCGGCGCCTGAAGGCGGAGGGCTTGTCGGTCCTGCTGTCCGAACAGAGCCTGTCCTTCGCCTCGGCCGTCGCCGACCGCGCCTGCGTCATCGAAACCGGCCGCCTGCGCTGGACCGGTTCGATGGCGGAGCTGATGACCGATGACGGGGTGAGGGCGGCGTACCTGGCGGTTTGA
- a CDS encoding ABC transporter permease, producing MPDSLNPKVAATAAIGQPVRFRGGGFTVKRHPWAALAAFAALIAVWEGASRLGLASPLFLPPPSAVGHALAGMVTDGSLWLNLKASLARIAVGWVMGTLGGMLVGFAMGIFSTARAVGVPLVSAFFPIPKIALLPLFILWFGIGEPSKFATIGFGVFFPTVIATYSAIDQVPRNLIRMAQSFGLPWGSILRSIVLPGALPGILAGFRITASIALILVVAAEMIGAEYGIGAFVLMAGNLMQTDTLLAGVLVLSLLGLAIGTVLSQLERRLLNWR from the coding sequence GTGCCTGACAGCCTGAACCCTAAAGTCGCTGCCACCGCCGCCATCGGCCAGCCCGTCCGCTTCCGCGGCGGCGGCTTCACCGTGAAGCGCCATCCCTGGGCGGCACTGGCGGCCTTCGCCGCGCTGATCGCGGTTTGGGAGGGGGCAAGCCGCCTCGGTCTCGCCAGCCCGCTGTTCCTGCCGCCGCCGAGTGCCGTCGGCCATGCGCTGGCCGGCATGGTGACGGACGGCTCGCTTTGGCTGAACCTGAAGGCGTCGCTGGCGCGCATCGCCGTCGGCTGGGTGATGGGCACTCTGGGCGGCATGCTGGTCGGTTTCGCCATGGGCATCTTCTCCACCGCCCGCGCGGTGGGGGTCCCGCTGGTGTCGGCCTTCTTCCCGATCCCGAAGATCGCGCTGCTGCCGCTGTTCATCCTGTGGTTCGGCATCGGCGAGCCGTCGAAGTTCGCCACCATCGGTTTCGGCGTCTTCTTTCCCACCGTCATCGCCACCTACAGCGCCATCGACCAGGTGCCGCGCAACCTGATTCGCATGGCGCAGAGCTTCGGCCTGCCCTGGGGATCGATCCTGCGCTCCATCGTGTTGCCGGGCGCCCTGCCGGGCATCCTGGCCGGCTTCCGCATCACCGCGTCGATCGCGCTGATCCTCGTGGTGGCTGCCGAGATGATCGGGGCGGAATACGGCATCGGCGCCTTCGTGCTGATGGCCGGCAACCTGATGCAGACCGACACGCTGCTGGCCGGCGTGCTGGTCCTGTCGCTGCTGGGGCTCGCCATCGGCACGGTGCTTTCGCAGCTTGAGCGGCGCCTGCTGAACTGGCGCTGA
- a CDS encoding ABC transporter ATP-binding protein — translation MSELVVRDLQRSFGGVQAVGGVSFTLRSGDLLALIGPNGAGKSTCFNLLNGQLRPDSGSVRLDGTELVGLPPRRIWALGVGRTFQITATFASMTVAENVQMVLLSRARRLFGLWRPAAEQFREPALALLDRVGMAAQVDRPCGVLAYGDVKRVELAMALASEPTVLLMDEPTAGMAPAERLALMALTAELVRERGLAVLFTEHDMDAVFGHATRVLVLDRGRLIAEGSPDAVRADPRVQSVYLGGEA, via the coding sequence ATGAGCGAGTTGGTGGTGCGCGACCTGCAACGCTCCTTCGGCGGGGTGCAGGCGGTGGGCGGCGTGTCCTTCACCCTGCGCTCCGGTGACCTGCTGGCGCTGATCGGCCCCAATGGCGCTGGAAAGAGCACCTGCTTCAACCTGCTGAACGGGCAACTACGGCCCGACTCGGGCTCGGTCAGGCTCGACGGCACTGAGCTGGTCGGTCTGCCGCCGCGGCGCATCTGGGCACTGGGCGTCGGACGAACCTTCCAGATCACCGCGACCTTCGCCTCGATGACGGTGGCGGAGAATGTGCAGATGGTGCTGCTGTCGCGTGCCCGCCGGCTGTTCGGGCTGTGGCGCCCGGCCGCCGAGCAGTTCCGCGAACCGGCGCTGGCCCTATTGGACCGCGTCGGCATGGCGGCACAGGTCGACCGCCCCTGCGGCGTGCTGGCCTATGGCGACGTCAAGCGGGTCGAGCTGGCAATGGCGCTGGCGAGCGAACCGACCGTGCTGCTGATGGACGAGCCGACCGCCGGCATGGCCCCGGCGGAACGGCTCGCCCTGATGGCGTTGACGGCGGAGCTGGTGCGCGAGCGTGGCCTCGCCGTGCTGTTCACCGAGCACGACATGGACGCCGTCTTCGGCCACGCCACCCGCGTTCTGGTGCTCGACCGCGGCCGGCTGATCGCGGAAGGCTCGCCGGATGCGGTGCGCGCCGACCCGCGTGTGCAATCCGTCTATCTGGGAGGCGAGGCGTGA
- a CDS encoding polysaccharide biosynthesis/export family protein: MNRRHMFRALGQGIGLAALAVAMVGCAGNDAPMETAGAGQIGEYHLGPGDALRVIVFGEEQLSGEFRVDGTGKVAMPLIGEVSAKDRSTRDLEKEITTRLSAGYVKDPKVSVEVLNHRPFFILGEVRNPGQYQYVNGMTALSAVAMAGGYTYRAKEDYVLITRGADPKKEIRKAPITTSVMPDDVVRVPERYF, encoded by the coding sequence ATGAATCGACGTCATATGTTCCGTGCGCTGGGCCAGGGGATCGGGTTGGCCGCGCTCGCCGTTGCCATGGTCGGCTGTGCCGGCAACGACGCGCCGATGGAGACCGCCGGCGCCGGTCAGATCGGCGAGTACCATCTCGGCCCAGGCGACGCCTTGCGCGTCATCGTGTTCGGTGAGGAACAGCTGTCCGGCGAGTTCCGCGTGGACGGCACCGGCAAGGTCGCCATGCCGCTGATCGGCGAAGTCTCGGCCAAGGACCGCAGCACCCGCGACCTTGAAAAGGAAATCACCACCCGCCTCTCGGCCGGCTATGTGAAGGACCCGAAGGTCAGCGTCGAGGTGCTGAACCACCGGCCCTTCTTCATCCTGGGCGAGGTGCGCAACCCCGGCCAGTACCAGTATGTCAACGGCATGACCGCCCTGTCGGCCGTGGCGATGGCCGGCGGCTACACCTACCGCGCCAAGGAGGATTACGTCCTCATCACCCGCGGCGCCGATCCCAAGAAGGAAATCCGCAAGGCTCCGATCACCACCTCGGTGATGCCGGACGACGTCGTCCGCGTGCCGGAGCGGTATTTCTGA
- a CDS encoding ABC transporter permease, which yields MSFLLVQALSGLATAATLFLVSSGLTIVFGVTRIVNFAHGSFYMVGAYAGWSLIERFGGTPAGFWGSVAAAALAMGVLGAAMEIGLLRRLYRSPELFQLLGTFGIVLVVQDLTAWVWGPEDLLGRRAPGLKGSIDILDQPFPLYDLVLIGLGPLVLGLLWLLFNRTRWGTLVRAATQDREMTSALGVDPARLFTGVLFLGCALAGLGGALQVPREAVTLQMDMAIVVEAFVVVVVGGMGSLSGAFLASLLIGQLQAFGILVFPQITLVIVFLFMAVVLVLRPHGLLGRAEEAPPTAPATVTVPLSAGRHAGAWALALLAVMAAAPLVAGDYALILLTEVVILALFAASLHLLIGLGGLVSFGHAAWFGLGAYGSALLVKHLDAPMPLALAGAPILAGLGALVAGWFCVRRSGLYFAMLTLAFAQIVWSIAFQWYAVTGGDNGILGVWPSAWAAGKATYYWLTLALCGGALWLLRRAAFAPFGYALRAGRDSGLRAESVGIDVRRFQWMAFVLAGTAAGLAGGLYAFAKGSVFPTLLAVPQSVDALVMVLMGGIQTVAGPLAGAAVFHLLESEVMSMTDWWRLVLGLIIIALVLVFPKGIVGFLSGLRSNFGRRRA from the coding sequence ATGTCCTTCCTCCTCGTCCAGGCCCTCAGCGGGCTCGCGACCGCGGCGACGTTGTTCCTGGTGTCGTCGGGGCTGACCATCGTGTTCGGCGTGACGCGGATCGTTAATTTCGCGCACGGCTCCTTCTATATGGTCGGTGCCTATGCCGGCTGGTCGCTGATCGAGCGGTTCGGCGGCACGCCGGCCGGCTTCTGGGGGTCGGTCGCCGCCGCGGCGCTGGCGATGGGTGTTCTCGGCGCCGCCATGGAGATCGGGCTGCTGCGCCGGCTCTACCGCTCACCGGAGCTGTTCCAGCTTCTCGGCACCTTCGGCATCGTGCTGGTGGTGCAGGACCTGACCGCCTGGGTCTGGGGGCCGGAGGATCTGCTGGGCCGCCGGGCGCCGGGCTTGAAGGGCTCCATCGACATCCTCGACCAGCCCTTCCCGCTCTACGACCTCGTGCTGATCGGGCTCGGGCCGCTGGTGCTCGGGTTGTTGTGGCTGCTGTTCAACCGCACCCGCTGGGGCACGCTGGTGCGGGCGGCGACGCAGGACCGCGAGATGACCAGCGCGCTGGGCGTCGATCCGGCGCGGCTGTTCACCGGGGTGCTGTTCCTGGGTTGCGCGCTGGCCGGGCTGGGCGGCGCGCTGCAGGTCCCGCGTGAGGCGGTGACCCTGCAGATGGACATGGCCATCGTGGTGGAGGCTTTCGTCGTCGTCGTGGTCGGCGGCATGGGCAGCCTGAGCGGCGCCTTCCTCGCCTCCCTGCTGATCGGACAGCTGCAGGCCTTCGGCATCCTGGTCTTCCCGCAGATCACGCTGGTGATCGTCTTCCTGTTCATGGCAGTGGTGCTGGTGCTGCGCCCCCATGGCCTGCTCGGCCGGGCGGAGGAGGCGCCGCCGACGGCACCCGCCACTGTGACCGTGCCGCTGTCGGCCGGACGCCATGCCGGGGCTTGGGCGCTGGCCCTGCTGGCGGTCATGGCCGCGGCGCCGCTGGTTGCCGGCGATTACGCGCTGATCCTGTTGACCGAGGTGGTGATCCTCGCCCTGTTCGCCGCCAGCCTGCATCTGCTGATCGGGCTGGGCGGGTTGGTGTCCTTCGGCCATGCCGCGTGGTTCGGACTGGGCGCCTACGGCTCGGCCCTGCTGGTCAAGCATCTGGACGCGCCGATGCCGCTGGCGCTGGCTGGCGCGCCGATCCTCGCCGGGCTGGGGGCGCTGGTGGCGGGCTGGTTCTGCGTGCGGCGGTCGGGGCTCTATTTCGCCATGCTGACCCTGGCCTTCGCGCAGATCGTCTGGTCGATCGCCTTCCAATGGTATGCGGTGACCGGCGGCGACAACGGCATCCTCGGCGTATGGCCGTCGGCCTGGGCGGCGGGCAAGGCGACCTATTACTGGCTGACACTGGCGCTGTGCGGCGGGGCCCTGTGGCTGCTGCGCCGGGCGGCCTTCGCCCCCTTCGGCTATGCGCTGAGGGCGGGGCGCGACTCAGGGCTCCGTGCCGAGTCGGTGGGCATTGATGTGCGTCGCTTCCAGTGGATGGCCTTCGTCCTGGCCGGTACGGCGGCGGGTTTGGCCGGCGGCCTTTACGCCTTTGCCAAGGGCAGCGTTTTCCCCACCCTGCTGGCGGTGCCGCAATCGGTCGACGCGCTGGTGATGGTGCTGATGGGCGGCATCCAGACCGTCGCCGGACCGCTGGCCGGTGCCGCGGTCTTCCACCTGCTGGAATCGGAGGTGATGAGCATGACCGACTGGTGGCGGCTGGTGCTGGGCCTGATCATCATCGCCCTGGTGCTGGTCTTCCCCAAGGGGATCGTCGGCTTCCTGTCCGGCCTGCGTTCGAATTTCGGGCGGAGGCGGGCATGA
- a CDS encoding ABC transporter substrate-binding protein — protein MTAAMTVARLTRRAVIATAGAAFAAGTLMSAALAQPLEKATVGALALSSSGPIFIAKTKGYFEKEGLDVDLKMFTSAQQVPVAVASGDVDFGVTGLTAGFYNLASKGAVTIIAAQSRDEPGFPLSAYMATNAAYDAGLKTPADLKGKRIAITTVGSTFHYMIGLLAQKHGFTVKDVTMVPLQDVPKMVAAFKGGQVDAIIAPSTVSRQLATDGAGKILGWVGDETPWQLGALFTAPKTMKDRRPLVEKFMRAYKTALAEYHTAFNGKDASGNLVKGPGYDELLGIIADATKQKPEIVAAGLPYVDPQARLLVDDVVNQVKFWQSEGQVDKSLDPKSVMDLSVAGE, from the coding sequence ATGACCGCCGCCATGACCGTGGCCCGCCTCACCCGGCGCGCCGTGATCGCCACTGCCGGTGCCGCCTTCGCCGCCGGCACCCTGATGTCCGCCGCTCTGGCGCAGCCGCTGGAGAAGGCGACGGTCGGTGCGCTGGCCCTGTCCTCCTCCGGGCCGATTTTCATCGCCAAGACGAAGGGCTATTTCGAGAAGGAAGGGCTGGACGTCGATCTGAAGATGTTCACCTCGGCCCAGCAGGTTCCGGTCGCGGTGGCGTCGGGCGATGTCGATTTCGGCGTCACCGGCCTGACCGCCGGCTTCTACAACCTCGCTTCCAAGGGGGCCGTCACCATCATCGCCGCGCAGAGCCGCGACGAGCCGGGCTTCCCCTTGAGCGCCTATATGGCGACCAACGCCGCCTATGACGCCGGTCTGAAAACGCCGGCCGACCTGAAGGGCAAGCGGATCGCCATCACCACCGTCGGCTCAACCTTCCATTACATGATCGGCCTGCTGGCGCAGAAGCACGGCTTTACGGTCAAGGACGTGACCATGGTGCCGCTGCAGGACGTGCCGAAGATGGTCGCCGCCTTCAAGGGCGGGCAGGTCGACGCCATCATCGCGCCGTCCACCGTGTCGCGGCAACTGGCGACCGACGGCGCCGGCAAGATCCTGGGCTGGGTCGGCGACGAGACGCCCTGGCAGCTCGGCGCCCTGTTCACCGCGCCGAAGACGATGAAGGACCGCCGCCCGCTGGTGGAGAAGTTCATGCGCGCCTACAAGACCGCGCTGGCCGAATACCACACCGCCTTCAACGGCAAGGACGCCTCGGGCAATCTGGTGAAGGGTCCCGGCTATGACGAGCTGCTGGGCATCATTGCCGACGCCACCAAGCAGAAGCCGGAGATCGTCGCCGCCGGCCTTCCCTATGTCGACCCGCAGGCCCGCCTGCTGGTGGACGACGTGGTCAATCAGGTGAAGTTCTGGCAGTCGGAAGGTCAGGTCGACAAGTCGCTGGACCCGAAGTCGGTGATGGATCTCAGCGTCGCCGGGGAGTGA
- a CDS encoding ABC transporter ATP-binding protein: MRLLVSDLTHRYDDLTVLDGIDLTLAEGEILAVIGPSGCGKSTLLGIAGGIVAPTSGSIRVEGEVPDGCLNPITFIFQDFALLPWRTVEDNIALVLEHHRLSTAERRERVDSGLRRMGLSEFRNALPKQLSGGMRQRVGIARALAVRPAMLLLDEPLSALDAQTRELLMDDFLELWRREKTTALYVTHNLDEALRLADRVCVLSRRPGRIRELVTIEEPRERRQEPSAQAHLAEVRDRLWHLMKAEAQMADREIARA; encoded by the coding sequence ATGAGGCTACTCGTTTCCGATCTGACCCACCGCTATGACGATCTGACCGTCCTGGACGGCATCGACCTGACACTGGCGGAGGGAGAAATCCTGGCCGTGATCGGCCCCAGCGGCTGCGGGAAATCGACGCTTCTCGGCATCGCCGGCGGCATCGTCGCCCCGACCTCCGGCAGCATCCGGGTGGAGGGGGAGGTGCCGGACGGCTGCCTGAACCCGATCACCTTCATCTTCCAGGATTTCGCCCTGCTGCCCTGGCGCACGGTGGAGGACAACATCGCCCTGGTGCTGGAGCATCACAGGCTCTCCACGGCGGAGCGGCGCGAGCGCGTCGACAGCGGCCTGCGCCGCATGGGGCTGTCGGAGTTCCGCAACGCCCTGCCCAAGCAGCTGTCCGGCGGCATGCGCCAGCGCGTCGGCATCGCCCGCGCGCTGGCGGTGCGTCCGGCGATGCTGTTGCTGGACGAGCCGCTGTCGGCCCTGGACGCCCAGACGCGCGAGCTGCTGATGGACGATTTCCTGGAGCTTTGGCGGCGGGAGAAGACCACCGCGCTTTATGTCACCCACAATCTGGACGAGGCGTTGCGGCTGGCCGACCGCGTCTGCGTGCTGAGCCGCCGTCCCGGCCGTATCCGCGAACTGGTCACCATCGAGGAGCCGCGGGAACGCCGGCAGGAGCCGTCGGCACAGGCCCATCTGGCCGAAGTGCGCGACCGCCTGTGGCACCTGATGAAGGCCGAAGCCCAGATGGCCGACCGGGAGATCGCCCGTGCCTGA
- a CDS encoding MarR family winged helix-turn-helix transcriptional regulator produces the protein MDDFGRLPPDDYQLAGQVHHRLRRAHQRSSAIFIDLIGDSLLTPTQWAALATLYAEGPLSQNQLGRLTYMDPATTQGVILRLVERNLVERQPDPQDRRRTSVRLTRIGQALVVDLMANAAAAHERTLEPLSEEERVQFMALLARLM, from the coding sequence ATGGACGACTTCGGACGACTGCCTCCCGACGACTACCAGTTGGCCGGCCAGGTTCACCACCGCCTCCGCCGCGCCCATCAGCGCTCGTCGGCGATCTTCATCGACCTGATCGGCGATTCGCTGCTGACCCCGACCCAATGGGCGGCCCTGGCCACCCTGTATGCCGAGGGTCCGCTGTCGCAGAACCAGCTCGGCCGGCTGACCTACATGGATCCGGCGACCACCCAAGGCGTGATCCTGCGGCTGGTGGAGCGCAATCTGGTCGAACGCCAGCCCGACCCGCAGGACCGCCGCCGCACCAGCGTCCGCCTGACGCGGATCGGGCAGGCGCTGGTCGTCGACCTGATGGCGAACGCCGCCGCCGCCCACGAACGCACCCTGGAACCGCTGTCGGAGGAAGAGCGGGTGCAGTTCATGGCTCTGCTGGCCCGCCTGATGTAG
- a CDS encoding ABC transporter substrate-binding protein: protein MKHRHPTASPTAKSLLSAALFAAISIAAIATGPAAAQSAKEPVKFSGAPVRVGEINSYTGLPAFTIPYRQGWQLALEEINAQGGVIGCCELQVVSRDDAGKPDDAVRVAQELVTNEAVDVLAGTYFSHIGLAVADFAARNKVPFVAAEPLTDAITWAKGNRYTFRLRPSTYMQAAMLVEEAAKLPAKRWATVAPNYEYGQSAVAWFKQLLKEKRPDVEFVAEQWPAQGKLEAGPTVQALAGAKPDAIFNVTFGADLAKFVREGEGRGLFRNRKVVSLLTGEPEYLEPMKDEAPEGWIVTGYPWDQIDTPAHKAFVAAYTARFKESPKAGSIVGYITMKAVAAAITKAKSANSEPIVDALAGLTIDSPVGPITFRASDHQATMGAYVGTTTVKDGRGTMKDWHYADGANYLPPDDEARKLRPAE, encoded by the coding sequence ATGAAGCACCGCCACCCGACCGCCTCGCCGACGGCGAAGTCCCTTCTTTCGGCCGCTCTGTTTGCCGCGATCTCCATCGCCGCGATCGCCACCGGTCCCGCCGCGGCCCAATCCGCGAAAGAGCCGGTGAAGTTCAGCGGCGCGCCGGTGCGGGTGGGCGAGATCAACAGCTACACCGGCCTGCCCGCCTTCACCATCCCCTACCGCCAGGGCTGGCAGTTGGCGCTGGAGGAGATCAACGCCCAAGGCGGCGTGATCGGCTGCTGCGAGCTGCAGGTCGTCTCGCGCGACGACGCCGGCAAGCCCGACGACGCGGTGCGCGTCGCGCAGGAGTTGGTGACGAACGAAGCGGTGGACGTGCTGGCCGGCACCTATTTCTCCCACATCGGGCTGGCCGTCGCCGATTTCGCCGCGCGCAACAAGGTGCCCTTCGTCGCGGCGGAGCCGCTGACCGATGCCATCACCTGGGCCAAGGGCAACCGCTACACCTTCCGCCTGCGCCCCAGCACCTACATGCAGGCGGCCATGCTGGTGGAGGAGGCGGCAAAGCTGCCGGCCAAGCGCTGGGCAACCGTCGCCCCCAACTACGAATACGGCCAGTCGGCGGTGGCGTGGTTCAAGCAGCTGCTGAAGGAAAAGCGCCCGGACGTGGAGTTCGTGGCCGAACAGTGGCCGGCCCAGGGCAAGCTGGAGGCAGGCCCGACCGTCCAGGCGCTGGCCGGCGCCAAGCCCGACGCGATCTTCAACGTCACCTTCGGCGCCGATCTGGCCAAATTCGTGCGCGAGGGCGAGGGTCGCGGCCTGTTCCGCAACCGCAAGGTCGTCAGCCTGCTGACTGGCGAACCGGAATATCTGGAGCCGATGAAGGACGAGGCGCCGGAAGGCTGGATCGTCACCGGCTATCCCTGGGACCAGATCGACACGCCCGCCCACAAGGCCTTCGTCGCCGCCTACACCGCGCGCTTCAAGGAATCGCCCAAGGCGGGTTCCATCGTCGGCTACATCACCATGAAGGCGGTCGCCGCCGCGATCACCAAGGCCAAATCGGCCAATTCGGAGCCGATCGTCGATGCGCTGGCCGGCCTGACCATCGACAGCCCGGTCGGCCCGATCACCTTCCGCGCCTCCGACCATCAGGCGACCATGGGTGCCTATGTCGGCACGACGACGGTGAAGGACGGCCGCGGCACCATGAAGGACTGGCACTATGCCGACGGCGCCAACTACCTGCCGCCCGACGACGAGGCGCGCAAGCTGCGGCCGGCGGAGTAA